GTGCGGCCGTGCTGCCGGTGCTCGTGCGGGCGTACTGGAAGCCGGCGGTCGGCGCGCTGGCCGTCCTGGCCCTGCTGCTGTGGTGGCTGCTGGGTCGCGACTAGCCCAATCCTCGCCGGCGATGCGAGGAGGGCGCGGACAGGGACCTGACCAGGCGTCAGAACACGTTGAGCGGCCGGAACTGGACCGAGAGCCGCGGCCCCGCGTGGGCCACCTTCGGGACGGCGTGCTCCCAGGTGCGCTGGCAGGAGCCGCCCATCACCACGAGGTCGCCGTGGCCCATCTCGACGGAGATCGACTCACCGCCACCGCGCGGGCGGAGCGCGAGCCGGCGCGGGTCGCCGACGGAGACGATCGCCACCATCGTGTCCTGGCTGTTGCCGCGACCGATCCGGTCGCCGTGCCAGGCGACGCTGTCGTGGCCGTCGCGGTAGTAGCAGCAGCCGGCCGTCACGAAGGGCTCGCCCAGCTCGGGCCGGTAGTGCTCGGAGAGCGCGTCGCGCGCCTCGACCAGGCCGGCGTGGGGGAGCGGCTCCCCGACGCCGTAGGTGTGGACCAGGCGGGGTACGTCGACGACCCGGTCGTACATCTGGCGCCGTTCGGCGCGCCACGGCACCCGGGCGACCAGTGCGGCGAGGACCTCGTCGGGGTCGGCCAGCCAGTTGCGCTGCACGTCGAGCCAGGCCCCGCGGGCGAGCGGACGTCGCTCGGGCGCCAACAGACCGGGCCCGGAGTCGAACAGCGTCCCCTGGAACTGCATGCCGCGACCCTAGCACGAAGTCGAACAGATGTTCGATGATCTCATGGAACAGACGCAGGACGAACACCCGAAAGGAGGAGTAGCCTCCTTGTCCGTGGAGGGAGTGTTGGTCGGCCACGGCCGCGTGCCCAAGCACGTGCAGGTCCGTGAGTACGTCCGGGGGTTGGTCCGCGAGGCCCAGCCCGGCACCGCAGCGCCCTCCGAGCGCGAGCTCGTCCACCAGTTCCACGTCGCCCGGATGACCGTCCGCCAGGCCATGGACTCGCTCGTCGCCGAGGGCCTGCTCGAGCGGATCCCCGGTCGCGGGACCTTCGTCGCCCACCCGCGCCGCACGGTCGGGCGGATGCGGAGCTTCACCGAGGAGATGGGCAGCCGCGGGATGCTCGCGGAGTCCCAGACGCTCCTCGCCCGGCGCGAGACGGCCGGTCCCGGCGTCGCGCGGGCCCTGGAGATGACCGCCGGCGACCCCGTCATCCACTGGCGCCGGCTGCGCCGCGCCGACGGGCACCCGATGTGCGTCGAGGACGCCTACCTCAACGAGGTGCTGCTCCCGGGATTCCTGCAGAGCGGCATGCCCACCAGCCTCTACGAGGCCCTCGCCGACCGCGGCCTGCGTCCGACCTGGGCCGAGGACTCCATCACCGCCGACGTCGCCAACGCCGACGAGGGACGGCTGCTCGAGATCCCGGCCGGTGGTCCCGTGATGCGACACTCGCGCCGGGCGCTCGCGGTGGAGAAGATCGTGGAGGTGTCGCGCTCGGTCTACCGCGGCGACCGCTTCACGATGTGGGTGCAGCTCGGGCGGGAGACCTAGGAACCGCTCAGAGCCTTCCCAGCTCGGCCACGGCCGTCCCGGACTCCTCGCAGACCCACACCGGGTCGGGCCCGCCGAGGTCGGGCTGGATGTGCAGGGCGTGCTCGGGGGCGTCTCCGCAACCCAGGCAGACCGGCCACCGGCCTCCGGCGTCGAGGACGGCGTCCTGCACGTCCTGGGCGACCAGCCCGGCGACGTACATCGCACCCTCGGGCCACTGCTCGGCCCACCACTTCCGATCCTCCACGGCGTCCTCGAGGACCGACACCATCTCGGGGGTCGCCTGCCGGCGTGCCTGCAGGTCGGCGAGGACCCGGGCCCGTGCCGCGAGGAAGAGCCGGTGGTCCATCCCTCCATTGTGCCTCGCGCGCCCACCCCGCCGGGTGGAGCCGGCGGTCCTACAGTGAGTCCATGGGTGAGGCCGTGCTCGAGGTCGCCGTACGGGGCCCCGGCGACGTCCCCGGGGCCGACGAGGGGGGTGCCGACCGACTCCACCTCGCGACGGACGGCGACCTCTCACCGGAGCCGGCCCTCGTCTCGTCCGTGTGCCGCGAGACCGAGCTGCCGGTCTTCGTCGTGCTGCGGCTCACCGACTCCTGGACGACCACCGGCGGCGAGCTCGCCCGGCTGGTCGGGCTCGCCGGTGACTACCTCCGGTGCGGGGCAGCCGGGCTGTCCTTCGGCTTCCTCGATTCCGACCTCGACGTCGACACCGAGGTCTGCTCCCACCTCGCCGCCCAGCTGCCCGGGGTGCCGTGGACCTTCCACCGGGCGATCGACTCCTCGCTGGACGCGGAGCGGGCGTGGGCGAGGGTCGTGGACCTCCCCGGGCTGGTCGGCGTCTGCTCGGCCGGCTCGCCGCAGGGGCTCGCCACCGGCTACGACGACCTGCTTGCGCTGGCGAGCCGTGCTCCGCGGGTCGCCCGGCTGCTGGTCCCGGGACGCGGGCTGCTCGGCGAGCACGTCCCGTGGTTCGTCCGGGCCGGCGTGCGCGCCTTCCACCTCGGGCCCCAGGTGCGGCCGGGCGGCAGTGACAAGGCGTACGTCGACGCGGGCCACGTCCGCTCGTGGCGGCTGCTCGTCGACGACGCGGTGGCCCGCGTCACCGGGGCCTCCGCCGGATGATCCTCATCGACCCGCCGAACGCGGCTGGGCGGGGTCGGCTGTGGTCCCACCTCGCCAGCGACGCGTCCTACGACGAGCTGCACGCGTTCGCGCGTGAGGTCGGCATCCCCGAGCGCGGCTTCGACCGCGACCACTACGACGTCCCCGAGGAGTGGTACGGCGACATGGTCGCCGCCGGCGCCACCCCCGTCTCCTCCCGCGAGCTGGTCTCCCGCCTCGTCGCCACCGGGCTGCGCCGCCGCAAGCCCCGCTGAGACTCAGCTGCCGGTGAGGCGGGCCAGCTCGGCGGCGACGTTGGCGTGGGCGCGCTCCTCCCAGAGCTCACGGGCGCGCGGGGTGTGGAACAGGTGCGGGCGGTCGACGAGGTCGCGCAGGATGGCGGCGCGGCCGTGGGCGAACGCGGCGTCGGGGAGGTGGGCGTACTCCTGGCGCACGCCCCTGGTGTAGGCGTCGTAGCGCTCCTCGCCGGCGGCCAGGATCGCGAGGTCGGCGTCGCACAGCAGCCGGCCCGGTTCGTCGTCCGCGGCCGGTCGGTGCTGCTCGGTGAGCCGCACCAGTCGCGCCACCTCGCGGGCCGGCGGTTCGGGCAGGGCACGGCGGGCCCACTGGGCCGACCGTTCCTCGGCGCCCGCCCGGCCGTCGTAGACCGCGTCGTGGAACCAGGCCGCCAGCAGCACGGCGGGGTCGTCGCAGCCGAGCAGGTCGAGGTGGTCGAGCACCTCGGTCAGGTGCAGCCGGTCGTGGTAGCCGCGCCCGTCGTGGTCGTACGCCGCCACGAGCTCGTCACGGAGGTCGGGGTGCGTCCCCAGCGGCCACCGGTCCTCGAGCTCCATGTCCGCATTCAACCAAGGACCGGGCCGGGGTTCACCCTGCTCTCTGCTCGGCCAGCTCACGGGCGGCGGCGCGGCCGGGCGTCATCGCCCAGCGGATGGTCCCGGTGGCCGCCGAACCGAGGGCACGGACGACCGTGCGCTCCGACACCGGCAGCCACGGCAGCCCCAGCGGTCGCCGGCTCCACCGGGGCATCAGCCCGACCGCGGCAGCGACGAGGACGGCGTACGCCGGCCGCGCCGGCAGGGCGATCGGCGGGTGCAGGATCACGTGGCGGACCGCCTCCCGTGCGTGGTCGGTCGAGCGGAGCTCGGGGCGGTACGCCTCGAGCGCGGCCGCCAGCTCCGCCTCGGTCGTGGGCGGGTCGACCACCCCGAGCCGGCGGGCGACCTCCGCGGTCTGCGCGACGTACTCGTCGCGACCGGCCCGGTCGAGCGGCTGCCGCCCGTAGAGCTGGTGGGCGACCAGGAAGCTGTCGACCTCCGCGACGTGGATCCAGCCGAGCAGGTGCGGGTCGGAGGCGGCGTACGTCGACCCGTCGGGCATCCACCCCGTCACGCGCTCGTGGATGGCGCGGACCGCGTCGACCGCGGCCTGGGCGTCGTCGACGTGGCCGAAGGTCGTCACCGCCAGGAAGCGGCTGGTCCGCGCGAGGCGCCCGAGCATGTCGCCGCGGTAGCCGGAGTGCTCGGCGACCGCGGTCATCGCGGCGGGGTGCATCGTCTGCAGCAGCAGGGCGCGGATGCCGCCGATGAACATCGACGCGTCGCCGTGGACCCGGCCGATGGGGGAGTCGCCCTCGAACCAGCGTGGTCCCGGGCGGCCGTGGATCCGGTCGCGGTGCTTCGGCCCGTCGGGCCCGGCCGCGATCCGGAAGATCGCCCCGCCCATCCGTGTGCGCAGGTCGGTCGCCATGCGTCGAGCCTACGGAGAGGCCCCTAGCCCTCGTCCTCCTCGGGCACGAGGACCCACAGCGCGATGTAGACGAGGAACTGCGGGCCGGGCAGCAGGCAGCTGATCAGGAAGATCGCGCGCACGGTCGTCGGGGTGACGCCGAAGCGGCGGGCGAGGCCGGCGCAGACGCCGGCGATCATCCGGCCCCGGCGGGGGCGGACGAGGGAACGGGAGACGGGTGTGGTGCTCATGCTCCGAGCCTGCCTCGCCGGCAGCCGGAAATCACCCCTGAGCCGGCGATCCCGGGGGAAGGTCGGGGTCGGGTCGGGGGAACATCCTCGGCCACCGGCCGCGTTGACCCCTCATGACCACCTTCAGTGTTCCTGGACTGTCCGACGACCAGGGCCAGCAGCTGGCCACCGTCCTGCAGCAGCGGCTGACCGCCGCCAACGACCTGCACCTCACCCTCAAGCACGTGCACTGGAACGTCGTGGGGCCGAACTTCATCGCCGTCCACGAGATGCTCGACCCCCAGGTCGACCTGGTGCGTGGCTACGCCGACGACATCGCCGAGCGGATCGCGACCCTGGGCGGATCGCCCGACGGCCGTCCCGGTGCCGCCGTCGCCGAGCGGACCTGGGACGACTACTCCCTCGGCCGCGACACCGTGCCGGCCCACCTGGCCGCGCTCGACCTCGTCTACACCGGCGTCATCGGTGACCACCGCAAGGCGATCGCCGTCGCGGCGGAGCTGGACCCGATCACCGAGGACCTGCTCATCGGCCAGACGGCCGAGCTGGAGAAGTTCCAGTGGTTCATCCGAGCCCATCTCGAGGACAAGGGCGGCCACCTGCCCACGGGTGACACCGAGGCCTCGGCCGCCGCAGCCGCGCGCTGACGCACTCCCCGACCTTCGGTGGCGGGCCCTAGGCTCGCCACCGTGGACGAGCACACCTTCCGGGCCCGGCTGTGGGCCTGGCAGGCCCGCGAGGACTCGTGGGTCTTCCTGACCGTGCCGGCCGAGGTCTCCGACGAGATCGGCGCCGGCCTCCACGAGCCCCGTGGCTTCGGCTCCGTCCCGGTGCTCGTCACGCTCGGGGGCTCGACCTGGGAGACCAGCGTCTTCCCGTCGAAGGAGGAGGACGCCTACGTGCTGCCGGTCAAGCGCCCGGTCCGCCGGGCCGAGGGGGTCGACGTCGGCGACGAGGTCGACGTGCGCCTCCAGGTGCGGAGCTGACGCCCTCACGTCGGGTGTCCCTGACCGGCGCCACGACCTCAGAGGTCGACGGCGTCGAGGATCCGGTAGGCGTAGCCCTGCTCGGCGAGGAAGCGCTGCCGGTTCTGGGCGAAGTCGGCGTCGACGGTGTCGCGCGACACGATCGTGTAGAAGCGCGCCGTCCGGCGGTCGGCCTTCGGCCGCAGCAGCCGCCCGAGCCGCTGCGCCTCCTCCTGGCGTGACCCGAACGAGCCGGAGACCTGGATCGCGACGGCCGCCTCGGGCAGGTCGATGGAGAAGTTGGCGACCTTGCTGACCACGAGCAGGCTGATCTCGCCGGTGCGGAACGCCTCGAAGAGCCGCTGCCGCTCCTTGACGGTCGTGTCGCCCTTGATGACCGGGGCGTCGAGGTCGGCGCCGATCTCGTCGAGCTGCTCGAGGTACTGGCCGATCACGAGCGTCGGCTCGCCGGCGTGCTGGTGGACCAGCTGCTCGGCGACCCGGGTCTTGGCCGGCGTACAGGCGGCGAGGCGGTAGCGCTCCTCGGGCTCGGAGGTGGCGTACGCCAGCCGCTCGGACTCGCTCAGCGAGACCCGGACCTCGACGCAGTCGGCCGGCGCGATCCAGCCCTGGGCCTCGATGTCCTTCCACGGCGCGTCGTAGCGCTTGGGGCCGATCAGCGAGAAGACGTCGCCCTCGCGGCCGTCCTCGCGGACCAGGGTGGCGGTCAGCCCGATCCGGCGGCGGGCCTGGAGATCGGCGGTCATCCGGAAGATCGGGGCGGGCAGCAGGTGCACCTCGTCGTAGACGATGAGACCCCAGTCGCGGGCGTCGAGCAGCTCGAGGTGGGAGTAGACGCCCTTCCGGCGCGTCGTCATCACCTGGTACGTCGCGATGGTGACCGGGCGGATCTCCTTGACCGAGCCGGAGTACTCGCCGATCTCGTCCTCGGTCAGGCTGGTCCGCTTCACCAGCTCGGACTTCCACTGCCGGGCGCTCACCGTGTTGGTGACGAGGATCAGCGTGGTGGCCTGGGCGTGGGCCATCGCGGCCGCGCCGACCAGTGTCTTGCCCGCGCCGCAGGGCAGCACGACGACGCCCGAGCCGCCGTGCCAGAACGACTCCGCTGCCTCGCGCTGGTAGTCGCGCAGCGTCCAGTCGTCCTCGGCGAGGTCGATCTGGTGGGCCTCGCCGTCGACGTAGCCCGCGTAGTCCTCGGCCGGCCACCCGATCTTGAGCAGCGCCTGCTTGAGGTTGCCCCGCTCGCTCGGGTGCACCACCACGGTGTCGTCGTCGAGGCGGGCGCCGAGCATCCCGGCGACCTTCTTGGCGCGCAGCACCTCCTCCAGCACGGGCCGGTCGGTGCTGGTGAGCACCAGCCCGTGGGTCGGGTGCTTGTCCAGGCGCAGCCGCCCGTAGCGCGCCATCGTCTCGGCCACGTCGACCAGCAGCGCGTGCGGGACGGCGTACCTGCTGTAGGTCAGCAGGGTGTCGACGACCTGCTCGGCGTCGTGGCCGGCGGCGCGAGCGTTCCAGAGACCGAGCGGCGTGAGCCGGTAGGTGTGGACGTGCTCCGGGCTGCGCTCGAGCTCGGCGAACGGCGCGATCGCCTTGCGGCAGTCGATCGCCTGCGGGTGGTCGACCTCGAGCAGGAGCGTCTTGTCCGACTGGACGATGAGGGGGCCGTCGTTCATTCCGGGGTCCCCGCGGAGGCGTGAGCGCAGCGAGCCGCTTCGTGGGGTGGGTTCATGGCCTGTCCAGCGTACGGGGGCGAGCCACTGGGCGTCACAACGAGGACGCCACGACCCCCGTCGCGTCCAGGTCGTCGTCGGTCTCGACGTACGCCGCCAGCCCGGCGTCGGCGCAGGCGGCCAGGGTCAGCGGCGCCTGGGAGCGGCTGGTCTCGATCACCAGGTGGCCGTCCGGCCGCAGCCACTCCCGACAGCCCGCCGCCACCCGACGGTGCAGGTCGACCCCGTCGGCGCCTCCGTCGAGCGCGATCCGGGCCTCGTGCTCGCGCGCCTCCGGCGGCATCGTCGCGATCGCGTCGGTCGGGACGTACGGGGCGTTGACGACCAGCACGTCGACCCGCCCGCGCAGGGTCGTGGGCAACGCGTCGAAGAGGTCACCGGTGACGACTCGCTCCGGCGGCAGGTTCTGCCGGGCGCAGGCGACCGCGACCGGGTCCAGGTCGCTCGCCCACACCTCGGCCTCGGGCAGGAGGGCCGCCACCGCGGCCCCGATCGCCCCCGAGCCGCAGCACAGGTCCACGACGAGTGGGTGCGATGGTCCGCCGCCCGATGCATCATCTGGGGGCCCCTCGAGGCGCATCCGGCGGCGGACCATCCCGACCGCCAGCCGCACCACCAGCTCCGTACGCCGCCTCGGCACGAACACGCCGGGCGCGACGGCCACCCGGCGCCCGGCGAAGGCCGCCCACCCGAGCACGTGCTCCAGCGGCTCGCCGGCCGTCCGGCGAGCGACCAGCGCCTCGAGCGCCGCTCCGTGAGCAGCCCCGACCAGCAGCACCGCCTCGTCCTCGGCGAAGACACAGCCCGCGGCACGAAGCCGCGCGACCAGCTCGGGAGGGGGAGGCTCAGGCAGTGGCCGCGGCCTTCTGCCGGGCGCGGTAGGCGGCCACGTTGGCCCGCGAGGAGCAGCGGTCGGAGCAGTAGCGGCGCGACTGGTTGGGGGAGGTGTCGACGTAGACGCACGAGCACTTGGCGTCGGCACAGACCCCCATCCGCGTGGGACCGAGGTCGCAGACCAGCGTGGCCAGCCCGAGCAGTGCCTCGCCGATGAGCAGCTGCGAGACCGAGTCGGCCCGGGTGGCGACGTGGAGGTGGAGGTCGTCGGGGTCGTGGTCGGAGATCATCGGCGTGATCGGGTGCTTCTCCATCAGCGCGTTGAGCCCCTCGATCACCCCGCGCACGTCTGCGGCGTCGGAGGCCTCGAAGACCGGCCGCAGCTCGCGCTGGAAGCGCCGCAGCACGGTGGCGTCACGGTCCGAGACGGTCCCGTGGAGCCAGGTGCGGCCCGAGAGGTGCGCGACCAGCGCGTCACGGTCGGGGAGGTCGGCGTTGAGGAGGCCGGCCGTCGCCTCGGCGTAGCGCACGAAGTCCATACCGCAATTCTAGGGTGGGGCACCTACCGCGGTGCGTCGCGCGCGGCCGGCCGGACGGAGGTGATCCGGTGGACGGCGAAGTGGCGGCGGTCGTCGCTGCGGACGTCGTACGCCGACAGCTGGCCGCCCTCGACGGCCTCGGGATGCACCAGTCGCTCGGTCCGGGTGCCGTGGTTGTCGAGGTAGCCGATGAGCACCGGCACACCCACCTCGATCGCCTCGCGCAGCGCGGCCAGCGACCCGCTCGGCGTCAGGGTCTCGACCGCGCCGGCCGGTCGGGTGGCCGCCACCTGGTCGCCGGCCCGGATCGCCGCCACCACCTGGGCGGCCAGCGCGGCCTCGCGCGCGACCACGGTCGAGGACGCCCGCCGGCCGCGGGGGCTCCGGGCCCGCAGCAGGTCCGGGCGCGCCACCCGGACCGTGCCGTCGGCGGCCTCGACGACCGGCGCTGCCCCGAGCTCCCGCAGCCGGGGCAGCAGCACCTCGAGCGACAGCTCGCTGATGACGA
This genomic interval from Nocardioides euryhalodurans contains the following:
- a CDS encoding alpha-ketoglutarate-dependent dioxygenase AlkB; translation: MQFQGTLFDSGPGLLAPERRPLARGAWLDVQRNWLADPDEVLAALVARVPWRAERRQMYDRVVDVPRLVHTYGVGEPLPHAGLVEARDALSEHYRPELGEPFVTAGCCYYRDGHDSVAWHGDRIGRGNSQDTMVAIVSVGDPRRLALRPRGGGESISVEMGHGDLVVMGGSCQRTWEHAVPKVAHAGPRLSVQFRPLNVF
- a CDS encoding GntR family transcriptional regulator — encoded protein: MEGVLVGHGRVPKHVQVREYVRGLVREAQPGTAAPSERELVHQFHVARMTVRQAMDSLVAEGLLERIPGRGTFVAHPRRTVGRMRSFTEEMGSRGMLAESQTLLARRETAGPGVARALEMTAGDPVIHWRRLRRADGHPMCVEDAYLNEVLLPGFLQSGMPTSLYEALADRGLRPTWAEDSITADVANADEGRLLEIPAGGPVMRHSRRALAVEKIVEVSRSVYRGDRFTMWVQLGRET
- a CDS encoding copper homeostasis protein CutC — encoded protein: MGEAVLEVAVRGPGDVPGADEGGADRLHLATDGDLSPEPALVSSVCRETELPVFVVLRLTDSWTTTGGELARLVGLAGDYLRCGAAGLSFGFLDSDLDVDTEVCSHLAAQLPGVPWTFHRAIDSSLDAERAWARVVDLPGLVGVCSAGSPQGLATGYDDLLALASRAPRVARLLVPGRGLLGEHVPWFVRAGVRAFHLGPQVRPGGSDKAYVDAGHVRSWRLLVDDAVARVTGASAG
- a CDS encoding DUF4031 domain-containing protein translates to MILIDPPNAAGRGRLWSHLASDASYDELHAFAREVGIPERGFDRDHYDVPEEWYGDMVAAGATPVSSRELVSRLVATGLRRRKPR
- a CDS encoding HD domain-containing protein, which gives rise to MELEDRWPLGTHPDLRDELVAAYDHDGRGYHDRLHLTEVLDHLDLLGCDDPAVLLAAWFHDAVYDGRAGAEERSAQWARRALPEPPAREVARLVRLTEQHRPAADDEPGRLLCDADLAILAAGEERYDAYTRGVRQEYAHLPDAAFAHGRAAILRDLVDRPHLFHTPRARELWEERAHANVAAELARLTGS
- a CDS encoding oxygenase MpaB family protein, whose product is MATDLRTRMGGAIFRIAAGPDGPKHRDRIHGRPGPRWFEGDSPIGRVHGDASMFIGGIRALLLQTMHPAAMTAVAEHSGYRGDMLGRLARTSRFLAVTTFGHVDDAQAAVDAVRAIHERVTGWMPDGSTYAASDPHLLGWIHVAEVDSFLVAHQLYGRQPLDRAGRDEYVAQTAEVARRLGVVDPPTTEAELAAALEAYRPELRSTDHAREAVRHVILHPPIALPARPAYAVLVAAAVGLMPRWSRRPLGLPWLPVSERTVVRALGSAATGTIRWAMTPGRAAARELAEQRAG
- a CDS encoding PspC domain-containing protein encodes the protein MSTTPVSRSLVRPRRGRMIAGVCAGLARRFGVTPTTVRAIFLISCLLPGPQFLVYIALWVLVPEEDEG
- a CDS encoding Dps family protein → MTTFSVPGLSDDQGQQLATVLQQRLTAANDLHLTLKHVHWNVVGPNFIAVHEMLDPQVDLVRGYADDIAERIATLGGSPDGRPGAAVAERTWDDYSLGRDTVPAHLAALDLVYTGVIGDHRKAIAVAAELDPITEDLLIGQTAELEKFQWFIRAHLEDKGGHLPTGDTEASAAAAAR
- a CDS encoding DUF1905 domain-containing protein, producing MDEHTFRARLWAWQAREDSWVFLTVPAEVSDEIGAGLHEPRGFGSVPVLVTLGGSTWETSVFPSKEEDAYVLPVKRPVRRAEGVDVGDEVDVRLQVRS
- a CDS encoding DNA repair helicase XPB, which codes for MNDGPLIVQSDKTLLLEVDHPQAIDCRKAIAPFAELERSPEHVHTYRLTPLGLWNARAAGHDAEQVVDTLLTYSRYAVPHALLVDVAETMARYGRLRLDKHPTHGLVLTSTDRPVLEEVLRAKKVAGMLGARLDDDTVVVHPSERGNLKQALLKIGWPAEDYAGYVDGEAHQIDLAEDDWTLRDYQREAAESFWHGGSGVVVLPCGAGKTLVGAAAMAHAQATTLILVTNTVSARQWKSELVKRTSLTEDEIGEYSGSVKEIRPVTIATYQVMTTRRKGVYSHLELLDARDWGLIVYDEVHLLPAPIFRMTADLQARRRIGLTATLVREDGREGDVFSLIGPKRYDAPWKDIEAQGWIAPADCVEVRVSLSESERLAYATSEPEERYRLAACTPAKTRVAEQLVHQHAGEPTLVIGQYLEQLDEIGADLDAPVIKGDTTVKERQRLFEAFRTGEISLLVVSKVANFSIDLPEAAVAIQVSGSFGSRQEEAQRLGRLLRPKADRRTARFYTIVSRDTVDADFAQNRQRFLAEQGYAYRILDAVDL
- a CDS encoding putative protein N(5)-glutamine methyltransferase, translated to MLLVGAAHGAALEALVARRTAGEPLEHVLGWAAFAGRRVAVAPGVFVPRRRTELVVRLAVGMVRRRMRLEGPPDDASGGGPSHPLVVDLCCGSGAIGAAVAALLPEAEVWASDLDPVAVACARQNLPPERVVTGDLFDALPTTLRGRVDVLVVNAPYVPTDAIATMPPEAREHEARIALDGGADGVDLHRRVAAGCREWLRPDGHLVIETSRSQAPLTLAACADAGLAAYVETDDDLDATGVVASSL
- a CDS encoding CGNR zinc finger domain-containing protein yields the protein MDFVRYAEATAGLLNADLPDRDALVAHLSGRTWLHGTVSDRDATVLRRFQRELRPVFEASDAADVRGVIEGLNALMEKHPITPMISDHDPDDLHLHVATRADSVSQLLIGEALLGLATLVCDLGPTRMGVCADAKCSCVYVDTSPNQSRRYCSDRCSSRANVAAYRARQKAAATA